One Terriglobia bacterium genomic region harbors:
- a CDS encoding response regulator, with amino-acid sequence MDNKKIIVVDDEAGVREAVATVLSEEGYAVLEAGDGTSGVSLALRERPALVILDVLMEPMSGWEVCRILRQIKELADTPVLMLTGKQDVKDKITAMQVGANDFLPKPFRNEELKRRVERLACGAILTY; translated from the coding sequence AGGCGGGGGTTCGAGAGGCCGTGGCCACCGTGCTGTCGGAAGAGGGCTACGCCGTTCTCGAGGCCGGAGATGGTACGAGCGGTGTGTCGCTGGCATTGCGGGAGCGTCCGGCGCTTGTCATACTGGACGTTCTCATGGAACCCATGAGCGGTTGGGAAGTCTGTCGCATTCTCCGCCAGATCAAGGAGCTTGCGGACACGCCGGTTTTGATGTTGACGGGGAAGCAGGACGTGAAAGACAAGATTACCGCCATGCAGGTGGGTGCCAACGACTTTCTGCCCAAGCCGTTCCGAAACGAGGAGTTGAAGCGGCGCGTGGAACGGCTGGCCTGTGGGGCGATTTTAACTTACTAG